In Lagenorhynchus albirostris chromosome 14, mLagAlb1.1, whole genome shotgun sequence, one DNA window encodes the following:
- the DSEL gene encoding dermatan-sulfate epimerase-like protein yields MALMFTGHFLFLLLVMFAFSTFEESVSNYSDWAVFPDDIDQLKTQKVQDFRPNQKLKKTMLHPHLYFDAGEIQAMRQKSRTSHLHLFRAIRSAVMVMLSNPTYYLPPPKHADFAAKWNEIYGNNLPPLALYCLLCPEDKVAFEFVLEYMDRMVGYKDWLVENAPGDEVPVGHSLTGFATAFDFLYNLLDDHRRQKYLEKIWVITEEMYEYSKVRSWGKQLLHNHQATNMIALLTGALVTGVDKGSKVNLWKQVVVDVMEKMMFLLNHIVDGTLDEGVAYGSYTAKSVTQYVFLAQRHFNINNLDNNWLKMHFWFYYATLLPGFQRTVGIADSNYNWFYGPESQLVFLDKFVLKNGAGNWLAQQIRRHRPKDGPMVPSTAQRWSTLHTEYIWYDPQLTPRPPAEYGTAKMHTFPNWGVVTYGAGLPNTQTNTFVSFKSGKLGGRAVYDIVHFQPYSWIDGWRSFNPGHEHPDQNSFTFAPNGQVFVSEALYGPKLSHLNNVLVFAPSPTSQCNKPWEGQLGECAQWLKWTGEEVGDAAGEIITASQHGDMVFVSGEAVSAYSSAMKLKSVYRALLLLNSQTLLVVDHVERQEDSPIKSVSAFFHNLDIDFKYIPYRFMNRYNGAMMDVWDAHYKMFWFDHRGSSPIASIQEAEQAAEFKKRWTQFVNVTFQMESTITRIVYVFYGPYVNVSSCRFIDNSNSGLQISLNVNNTEHVVSIVTDYHNLKTRFDYLGFGGFASVADQVQITRFGLGTQAIVKPVRRDRVIFPFGFKFNVAVGLILCVSLVILTFQWRFYLSFRKLMRWILTLVIALWFVELVDVWSTCTQPICAKWARPEAEASPKPVSPQGHRIDLPDIVITSLPGSGAEILKQLFFNSSDFLYIRVPTAYIDIPETDFEIDSFVDACEWKASDVHGVHFRLLRGWLQSLVQDTKLHLQNIHLHEPGRGKLAQYFTTNKDKKRKLKRRESLPEQRSRMKGAFDRDAEYIRALRRHLVHYPSARPVLSLNSGSWTLKLHFFHEVLGASMRALYVVRDPRAWIYSMLYSSKPSLYSLKNVPEHLAKLFKIEGGKGKCNLNSGYASEYESLRKELSKSKPHAVSLLAHVWLANTAAALRINTDLLPTSYQMIKFEDIVHFPQKTTERIFAFLGIPLSPASLNQILFATSTNLFYLPYEGEISPTNTNVWKQNLPRDEIKLIENICWTLMDRLGYPKFMD; encoded by the coding sequence ATGGCGTTAATGTTTACAGgacatttcttatttttactgTTAGTGATGTTTGCTTTCTCTACTTTTGAAGAATCTGTGAGCAATTACTCTGACTGGGCAGTTTTCCCAGATGACATAGATCAGCTTAAGACACAGAAAGTGCAAGATTTCAGACCCAACCAAAAGCTGAAGAAAACTATGCTTCATCCACATTTATATTTTGATGCTGGAGAGATCCAAGCAATGAGGCAAAAGTCTCGCACAAGCCATTTGCATCTTTTTAGAGCTATCAGAAGTGCAGTGATGGTTATGCTGTCCAACCCAACATACTACCTACCTCCACCCAAGCATGCTGATTTTGCTGCCAAGTGGAATGAAATTTATGGTAACAATCTGCCCCCTTTAGCACTGTACTGTTTGTTATGCCCAGAAGACAAAGTTGCCTTTGAATTTGTTTTGGAATATATGGACAGGATGGTGGGCTACAAAGACTGGCTGGTGGAGAATGCACCAGGGGATGAGGTTCCAGTTGGCCATTCCTTAACAGGTTTTGCCACTGCCTTTGACTTTTTATATAACTTATTAGATGATCATCGAAggcaaaaatacctagaaaaaatatGGGTTATTACTGAGGAAATGTATGAGTATTCCAAGGTCCGCTCATGGGGCAAACAACTTCTTCATAACCACCAAGCTACTAATATGATAGCGTTACTCACTGGGGCCTTGGTGACTGGGGTGGATAAAGGATCTAAAGTAAATCTATGGAAACAGGTTGTAGTAGATGTGATGGAAAAGATGATGTTTCTGTTGAATCATATTGTCGATGGTACTTTGGATGAAGGTGTTGCCTATGGAAGCTACACGGCTAAGTCAGTCACACAGTATGTTTTTCTGGCCCAGCGCCATTTTAATATCAACAACTTGGATAATAACTGGTTAAAAATGCACTTTTGGTTCTATTACGCCACCCTCTTGCCAGGCTTCCAAAGAACTGTGGGTATAGCAGATTCCAATTATAATTGGTTTTATGGTCCCGAGAGCCAGTTAGTTTTTTTGGATAAGTTTGTCTTAAAGAACGGAGCTGGCAATTGGTTAGCTCAGCAAATCAGAAGGCACCGGCCTAAAGATGGACCGATGGTCCCCTCCACTGCCCAGAGATGGAGTACTCTTCACACTGAATACATCTGGTATGATCCCCAGCTCACCCCACGGCCTCCTGCGGAATATGGTACTGCAAAAATGCACACGTTCCCTAACTGGGGTGTTGTCACTTATGGGGCTGGGTTGCCAAACACACAGACCAATACCTTTGTGTCTTTTAAATCTGGGAAGCTAGGAGGGCGAGCTGTCTATGACATAGTTCACTTCCAGCCATACTCCTGGATTGATGGGTGGAGAAGCTTTAACCCAGGACATGAACATCCAGATCAGAACTCATTCACTTTTGCCCCCAATGGGCAGGTATTTGTTTCCGAAGCTCTCTATGGACCCAAGTTGAGCCACCTTAACAACGTACTGGTGTTTGCGCCATCACCCACAAGCCAATGTAATAAGCCCTGGGAAGGCCAGCTGGGAGAATGTGCACAGTGGCTTAAGTGGACCGGCGAGGAGGTTGGTGATGCAGCGGGGGAAATCATTACTGCCTCTCAACATGGGGACATGGTATTTGTGAGTGGGGAAGCAGTGTCAGCTTATTCCTCAGCAATGAAGCTGAAAAGTGTGTATCGGGCTTTGCTTCTCTTAAACTCTCAGACTCTGCTAGTTGTTGATCATGTCGAGAGACAAGAAGATTCCCCAATAAAATCTGTCAGTGCCTTCTTCCATAATCTGGATATTGATTTTAAGTACATCCCATATAGGTTCATGAACAGGTATAACGGCGCCATGATGGATGTGTGGGATGCACATTACAAAATGTTTTGGTTTGATCATCGTGGCAGTAGCCCCATTGCTAGTATACAGGAAGCAGAGCAAGCCGCTGAATTTAAGAAACGGTGGACTCAATTTGTTAATGTTACATTTCAGATGGAATCCACAATCACAAGAATCGTATATGTCTTTTATGGGCCATATGTCAATGTTTCCAGCTGCAGATTTATTGATAATTCCAATTCTGGACTTCAGATTTCTCTCAATGTCAATAATACTGAACACGTTGTTTCCATTGTAACTGACTACCACAACTTGAAAACAAGGTTCGATTACCTGGGATTTGGCGGCTTTGCCAGCGTGGCTGATCAGGTCCAAATAACCCGATTTGGTTTGGGCACTCAAGCCATAGTGAAGCCCGTAAGACGTGACAGAGTGATTTTTCCCTTTGGATTTAAATTTAATGTAGCAGTTGGGTTGATTTTGTGCGTCAGCTTGGTGATCTTAACTTTTCAGTGGCGGTTTTACCTTTCTTTTAGAAAGCTAATGCGGTGGATCCTCACCCTTGTTATTGCCTTGTGGTTCGTTGAGCTGGTGGATGTGTGGAGCACTTGCACTCAGCCCATCTGTGCAAAGTGGGCGAGGCCAGAGGCCGAAGCGAGCCCAAAGCCTGTGTCTCCCCAAGGGCACCGCATCGATCTTCCTGACATCGTCATTACCTCACTTCCTGGCTCAGGAGCTGAAATTCTCAAACAACTCTTCTTCAACAGCAGTGACTTTCTCTACATCAGGGTTCCCACAGCCTACATTGACATCCCTGAAACTGACTTTGAGATCGACTCCTTTGTGGATGCCTGTGAATGGAAGGCGTCGGATGTCCATGGTGTGCATTTCCGTTTACTCCGAGGCTGGTTGCAGTCCTTGGTCCAAGACACAAAACTCCATTTGCAAAACATCCATCTGCACGAACCCGGCAGGGGTAAACTGGCCCAATATTTTACCACGAATAAGGACAAAAAAAGGAAGTTGAAAAGGAGAGAGTCTTTGCCAGAACAAAGAAGCAGAATGAAAGGCGCCTTTGATAGAGACGCTGAATACATTCGGGCTCTGAGAAGACACCTGGTCCATTACCCCAGCGCGCGGCCTGTGCTCAGCCTGAACAGTGGGAGCTGGACCTTAAAGCTGCATTTCTTCCACGAAGTTTTAGGAGCTTCGATGAGGGCCTTGTACGTGGTGAGGGACCCTCGGGCGTGGATTTATTCGATGCTGTACAGTAGTAAACCAAGTCTTTACTCTTTGAAGAATGTACCAGAGCACTTAGCTAAATTGTTTAAAATAGAGGGAGGTAAAGGCAAATGTAACTTAAATTCGGGCTATGCTTCCGAGTATGAATCATTGAGGAAAGAATTATCAAAATCCAAGCCACACGCAGTGTCTCTGCTGGCTCACGTGTGGCTAGCAAACACTGCAGCAGCCTTGAGGATAAACACAGACCTGCTGCCTACCAGCTACCAGATGATCAAGTTTGAAGATATTGTGCATTTTCCTCAGAAAACCACTGAAAGGATTTTTGCCTTTCTTGGAATTCCTTTGTCTCCTGCTAGTTTAAACCAAATATTGTTTGCCACCTCCACGAACCTTTTCTATCTTCCCTATGAAGGGGAAATATCACCAACTAATACTAATGTTTGGAAACAGAACTTGCCTAGAGATGAAATTAAACTGATTGAAAACATCTGCTGGACACTGATGGATCGTCTAGGATATCCAAAGTTTATGGACTAA